The proteins below are encoded in one region of Rhodothermales bacterium:
- a CDS encoding DEAD/DEAH box helicase family protein, whose protein sequence is MSTARRLPPVPPAHAPTDGLPGITLSHGFRFRRGQAAFLTKLAEAFERGETNHLGVFVPGYGKTITALASFLVARALGVADKLVVFVPRGNLRDQYADPDELAEVFRHLGAPPLSFCIADSERVFLKNLSTDIIITTYQYASGEGGHRALLEYTRRGRCLFVFDEVHHLSEDGLWAQKIEQFPHTASVALSGTPMRSDNKTLFGVPFHVGDDGDQYYEALHEVTMRDAHEEGKILKRVDAHVVDYRLKLVRGDTGEEVEMSLSAMAELGRTSKEVDVYLARRKLRFHDVYLETLLGPAFERFAEKRKTLQQEMVRSGHAAKGPFRNHQMLVIGMSNRHAAAILDFVRARFPAFASARIGQDVPAPEREDLLQQYRDGRLDVMVQVDMIGEGTDIKPISVIVKADLVRAYSKTMQQVFRGMRYFDGFSDDQNRCDIYAANDSDVVHTLEWITAEEQIGVKMRKQQAAREAPAAAPSEQSPWELTSVQHRDIRTHSLELFPGYVRSSSTFHREIPAPEPEAEQVIDVNKRERELRQECARLASELSFFLQGRGLSVDVREIHARAKLRLAKSQGDLSLGELEKKQEWLERCLRSGRLL, encoded by the coding sequence ATGTCCACTGCCCGTCGCCTCCCGCCCGTCCCCCCCGCGCACGCCCCGACCGACGGCCTCCCCGGCATCACGCTCTCCCACGGATTCCGCTTCCGGCGCGGGCAGGCCGCATTCCTGACGAAGCTCGCCGAGGCGTTCGAGCGCGGCGAGACGAACCACCTCGGCGTATTCGTCCCCGGCTACGGGAAAACGATCACCGCGCTCGCCTCGTTTCTCGTCGCACGCGCGCTCGGCGTGGCGGACAAGCTCGTCGTCTTCGTCCCCCGTGGCAACCTCCGCGACCAGTACGCCGACCCCGACGAACTCGCCGAGGTCTTCCGCCACCTCGGCGCGCCGCCCCTCTCGTTCTGCATCGCCGACTCCGAGCGCGTCTTCCTCAAGAACCTGAGCACGGACATCATCATCACGACGTACCAGTACGCGAGTGGCGAGGGCGGGCACCGGGCCCTCCTCGAATACACGCGGCGCGGGCGCTGCCTCTTCGTGTTCGACGAAGTCCACCACCTCTCCGAGGACGGGCTGTGGGCGCAGAAGATCGAGCAGTTCCCCCACACGGCGAGTGTCGCCCTCTCCGGCACGCCGATGCGGAGCGACAACAAGACCCTCTTCGGCGTCCCCTTCCACGTCGGCGACGACGGCGACCAGTATTACGAGGCGCTCCACGAAGTCACGATGCGCGATGCGCACGAGGAGGGAAAGATCCTCAAGCGCGTCGACGCCCACGTCGTCGACTACCGGCTGAAGCTCGTGCGCGGCGACACCGGCGAGGAGGTCGAGATGTCGCTCTCGGCGATGGCGGAACTCGGGCGGACGAGCAAGGAGGTCGACGTCTACCTCGCCCGGCGCAAGCTCCGCTTTCACGACGTCTACCTCGAGACGCTCCTCGGGCCGGCGTTCGAGCGCTTCGCCGAGAAGCGGAAGACGCTGCAGCAGGAGATGGTCCGCTCCGGGCACGCGGCGAAGGGCCCGTTCCGCAACCACCAGATGCTCGTCATCGGGATGAGCAACCGCCACGCCGCCGCGATCCTCGACTTCGTCCGCGCCCGCTTCCCCGCGTTCGCGAGCGCCCGCATCGGGCAGGACGTGCCGGCGCCCGAGCGCGAGGACCTGCTGCAGCAGTACCGCGACGGCCGGCTCGACGTGATGGTGCAGGTGGACATGATCGGTGAGGGCACCGACATCAAGCCGATCTCCGTCATCGTCAAAGCCGACCTCGTCCGCGCCTACTCGAAGACGATGCAGCAGGTCTTCCGCGGCATGCGCTACTTCGACGGGTTCTCCGACGATCAGAACCGCTGCGACATCTACGCCGCGAACGACTCCGACGTGGTGCACACGCTGGAGTGGATCACGGCCGAGGAGCAGATCGGCGTGAAGATGCGGAAGCAGCAGGCCGCGCGCGAGGCCCCGGCCGCCGCGCCGAGCGAGCAGTCCCCGTGGGAACTCACGAGCGTGCAGCACCGCGACATCCGCACGCACTCCCTCGAGCTCTTCCCCGGCTACGTCCGCTCGTCGAGCACCTTTCACCGCGAGATCCCCGCGCCGGAGCCGGAGGCGGAGCAGGTGATCGACGTGAACAAGCGGGAGCGGGAGCTGCGGCAGGAGTGCGCCCGGCTCGCGTCGGAGCTGTCGTTCTTCCTGCAGGGGCGCGGCCTCAGCGTGGACGTCCGGGAGATCCACGCCCGCGCCAAGCTCCGCCTCGCGAAGTCGCAGGGCGATCTCAGCCTCGGCGAACTCGAGAAGAAACAGGAGTGGCTGGAGCGCTGCCTGCGGTCGGGGCGGCTGCTCTGA
- a CDS encoding NAD(P)H-binding protein has product MSARIALVAGATGLVGSHLVRRLLDAETWGRVVTVGRRPLDLAHPKLEQRTLDFDRLPHVEDFPASHTAFCCLGTTINDAGSQEAFWRVDHDYVVAFARAAVAHGAGQFLVVSAMGADAGSRIFYNRTKGAMEEAIARLPFEAVQILRPALLLGERDENRPGEKLSQRLMQPVASLMAGPLRKYRPISADAVAAALVAAAQIRALGVHVYESDELQRAAG; this is encoded by the coding sequence ATGTCCGCTCGCATCGCCCTCGTCGCCGGAGCCACGGGGCTCGTCGGTAGCCACCTCGTCCGCCGCCTGCTCGACGCCGAGACGTGGGGCCGCGTCGTCACCGTCGGCCGCCGCCCGCTCGACCTCGCGCACCCGAAGCTGGAGCAGCGGACGCTCGACTTCGACCGGCTCCCGCACGTCGAGGACTTCCCGGCGTCGCACACCGCGTTCTGCTGCCTCGGGACGACGATCAACGACGCCGGCTCGCAAGAGGCCTTCTGGCGCGTCGACCACGACTACGTCGTCGCCTTCGCGCGCGCGGCGGTGGCACACGGAGCCGGGCAGTTCCTCGTCGTCAGCGCGATGGGCGCGGACGCGGGCTCGCGGATCTTCTACAACCGGACGAAGGGCGCGATGGAAGAGGCCATCGCCCGGCTGCCGTTCGAGGCCGTGCAGATCCTCCGCCCTGCCCTCCTCCTCGGCGAGCGCGACGAGAACCGGCCGGGCGAAAAGTTGTCGCAGCGGCTCATGCAGCCCGTCGCCTCGCTCATGGCCGGGCCACTGCGGAAGTACCGCCCCATCAGCGCCGACGCCGTCGCCGCGGCCCTCGTCGCGGCGGCGCAGATCCGCGCGCTCGGCGTCCACGTCTACGAGTCCGACGAGTTACAGCGGGCCGCCGGTTAA
- a CDS encoding LysR substrate-binding domain-containing protein — protein sequence MTLTQLRYVVAVDTHRHFGRAARHCFISQPTLSAQIHKLEAELGLQLFDRSRKPVLPTDVGARVIAQARVVLRESERVGELVAEARGEVAGELRLGVIPTLAPYLLPLVTGPFAARYPQVTVVVRELLTDSILDHLATDRLDAGLIATAEERPGVVVRTLFTEPFVAYVGLDHPLAAADTADPHALSLDDMWLLGEGHCFREQVRDLCAQATGSGSARPIRFESGNLETLRMMVDRAGGVTLLPYLGTLPMGDAERRHVRPFVKPMPKRDVRVVYGRAYLKRALIDAYVEVVTETVEPWLEAIRSDL from the coding sequence ATGACGCTCACCCAGCTTCGCTATGTCGTCGCCGTCGACACGCACCGCCACTTCGGACGGGCCGCCCGGCACTGCTTCATCTCCCAGCCGACGCTGAGCGCGCAGATTCACAAGCTCGAAGCCGAACTCGGCCTCCAGCTCTTCGATCGGAGCCGGAAGCCCGTGCTCCCGACCGACGTGGGGGCGCGTGTGATCGCGCAGGCCCGCGTCGTGCTGCGCGAGAGCGAGCGCGTCGGCGAACTCGTGGCCGAGGCGCGGGGGGAGGTCGCCGGCGAGCTCCGCCTCGGTGTGATCCCGACGCTCGCGCCCTACCTCCTCCCGCTCGTGACGGGCCCGTTCGCCGCGCGCTACCCGCAGGTCACCGTCGTCGTCCGCGAACTCCTGACGGACTCCATCCTCGACCACCTCGCGACGGACCGTCTCGATGCGGGCCTCATCGCGACGGCGGAGGAGCGGCCGGGGGTGGTCGTGCGGACGCTGTTCACGGAGCCCTTCGTGGCCTACGTCGGACTGGACCACCCGCTCGCCGCCGCCGATACGGCGGATCCGCACGCCCTCTCGCTAGACGATATGTGGCTGCTCGGCGAGGGCCACTGCTTCCGCGAACAGGTGCGCGACCTCTGCGCGCAGGCGACGGGGAGCGGCAGTGCGCGGCCGATCCGGTTCGAGAGTGGGAATCTGGAGACGCTTCGGATGATGGTCGACCGGGCGGGTGGCGTCACGCTTCTACCCTACCTCGGGACCTTGCCGATGGGGGATGCGGAGCGGCGTCACGTCCGCCCCTTCGTCAAGCCCATGCCGAAGCGTGACGTGCGGGTGGTCTACGGTCGGGCGTACCTCAAGCGCGCGCTCATCGACGCCTACGTCGAGGTCGTCACCGAAACGGTCGAGCCGTGGCTCGAAGCGATACGGTCGGACCTCTGA
- a CDS encoding catalase: MATDPTKKDGPLLTTADGAPIADQENALTAGPRGPLLMQDVVLQEQMQRFNRERVPERVVHAKGSGAYGTFTVTNDITKYTRAALFSEVGKETEISIRFSTVAGERGAADAERDPRGFALKFYTEEGNWDLVGNNTPVFFVRDPYKFAMFIHSQKRHPHTNLRDADMQWDFWSLCPESLHQVTWLFGDRGIPKTYRHMNGYGSHTYSLINAEGERVWVKFHFKTDQGIECLTNEAAADLIAQDRESHQRDLWEAIDNGDFPTWTAYIQVMTQAQAAEVDYNPFDLTKVWPHGDFPLIEVGTLELNRNPQNYHHEVEQAAYNPSSLVPGIGPSPDKMLQGRLMSYQDAHLYRIGVNYRDLRVNRPRVPVRSYMRDGQFGGQLDEGTGHPNYYPNSVEGAPRPDPSYAEPAWHLGDVTVERYNSRADHDDFSQAAALYHLMSDEEKERLVQSLAGSLAGCKRQEIVDRQFAHFDNVDEAYGRRVREAVAAVRSGGDGQSAEAAMAVRDAVPEGQAQRD, from the coding sequence ATGGCTACCGACCCGACCAAGAAAGACGGCCCCCTCCTCACCACCGCCGATGGCGCCCCCATCGCCGACCAGGAGAACGCGCTCACTGCCGGCCCACGCGGCCCGCTCCTCATGCAGGACGTGGTCCTCCAAGAGCAGATGCAGCGGTTCAACCGCGAGCGCGTGCCCGAGCGCGTGGTCCACGCCAAGGGCTCTGGCGCCTACGGCACGTTCACCGTCACGAACGACATCACGAAGTACACGCGCGCCGCGCTGTTCTCGGAGGTCGGCAAGGAGACCGAGATCTCGATCCGGTTCTCGACCGTCGCCGGTGAGCGCGGTGCAGCCGACGCTGAGCGCGACCCGCGCGGCTTCGCCCTCAAGTTCTACACCGAGGAGGGCAACTGGGACCTCGTCGGCAACAACACGCCGGTGTTCTTCGTGCGCGACCCGTACAAGTTCGCCATGTTCATCCACTCGCAGAAGCGGCACCCGCACACGAACCTCCGCGACGCCGACATGCAGTGGGACTTCTGGAGCCTCTGCCCCGAGAGCCTCCACCAGGTGACGTGGCTCTTCGGCGACCGCGGCATCCCGAAGACGTACCGCCACATGAACGGGTACGGCTCGCATACCTACTCCCTTATCAACGCCGAGGGCGAGCGCGTCTGGGTCAAGTTCCACTTCAAGACCGACCAGGGCATCGAGTGCCTCACCAATGAGGCGGCCGCCGACCTCATCGCGCAGGACCGCGAAAGCCACCAGCGCGATCTGTGGGAGGCCATCGACAACGGCGACTTCCCGACGTGGACGGCCTACATCCAGGTGATGACGCAGGCCCAGGCCGCGGAGGTCGACTACAACCCGTTCGACCTCACCAAGGTGTGGCCGCACGGCGACTTCCCGCTCATCGAGGTCGGCACGCTGGAACTCAACCGGAACCCGCAGAACTACCACCACGAGGTGGAGCAGGCGGCCTACAACCCGAGCTCCCTCGTGCCCGGCATCGGGCCGAGCCCGGACAAGATGCTCCAGGGCCGGCTGATGAGCTACCAGGACGCCCACCTCTACCGCATCGGCGTTAACTACCGTGACCTGCGCGTCAACCGCCCTCGCGTGCCCGTCCGCAGCTACATGCGCGACGGCCAGTTCGGCGGCCAGCTCGACGAGGGCACCGGCCACCCGAACTACTACCCGAACTCGGTCGAAGGCGCCCCGCGCCCGGACCCGAGCTACGCGGAGCCCGCGTGGCACCTCGGCGACGTGACCGTCGAGCGCTACAACTCCCGCGCGGACCACGACGACTTCTCGCAGGCCGCCGCCCTCTACCACCTCATGAGCGATGAGGAGAAGGAGCGGCTCGTGCAGAGCCTCGCCGGCTCCCTCGCGGGCTGCAAGCGCCAAGAGATCGTCGACCGCCAGTTCGCTCATTTCGACAACGTCGACGAGGCGTACGGCCGGCGCGTCCGCGAGGCCGTCGCGGCCGTCCGCAGCGGCGGCGACGGGCAGTCGGCCGAGGCCGCGATGGCCGTGCGCGACGCCGTCCCCGAGGGCCAGGCCCAGCGCGACTGA
- a CDS encoding ankyrin repeat domain-containing protein produces the protein MPEPIDLQNVDYHEIARRGDTEVLGVFLDAGLNPELRNEKGYTLLMIAAYNDQADMVRLLLNHGADPDAPDAGGNTPLMGMGFKGYTDRARQLLDGGANPDARNGASATALHFAALFNQPDLVALLLARGADPALTDAQGRTAADYARGNGFDAIAEQVEAERP, from the coding sequence ATGCCCGAGCCCATCGACCTCCAGAACGTCGACTACCACGAAATCGCCCGGCGGGGCGATACCGAGGTGCTCGGCGTCTTCCTCGACGCCGGCCTCAACCCCGAGCTGCGGAACGAGAAAGGCTATACGCTGCTCATGATCGCGGCCTACAACGACCAGGCGGACATGGTGCGCCTCCTGCTCAATCACGGCGCCGACCCCGACGCGCCCGACGCCGGCGGCAACACGCCACTGATGGGGATGGGCTTCAAAGGCTACACCGACCGTGCCCGCCAACTCCTCGACGGCGGCGCGAACCCCGACGCTCGCAACGGCGCGAGCGCGACCGCGCTCCACTTCGCCGCCCTCTTCAATCAGCCCGACCTCGTCGCCCTCCTGCTCGCGCGCGGCGCCGACCCGGCGCTCACCGACGCCCAGGGCCGGACCGCCGCCGATTACGCGCGCGGCAACGGCTTCGACGCCATCGCCGAGCAGGTCGAAGCGGAGCGGCCGTGA
- a CDS encoding aldehyde dehydrogenase family protein yields MSAADPLGGSAKTAAPGAAHVARPWLSSEPLVPDSPLRIPMDADLRSIQQARDLLQRAHAAQKQFATASQEQVDRIVDAMCEAGAGEAMRLGQLAHDETGFGKPESKREKNLFATRTLHERMRGMKTAGVIEKSEDGKIWKVATPMGVVAALIPSTNPTATAMYKAIISAKARCGIVMSPHPRAKNCTAEALRVVAEAAYAAGAPEGLFGCMTEVTLEGTNEILEHKHTDVILATGGGAMVRAAYSKGKPAYGVGSGNVPAYVDRSANLAKAAADILTGTSFDWGTLCSTERSVVADLPIRDKLKKELQQRGGHFCSDAETAKLRKTVAPDGRHLNVDIVGQSPKRIAEMAGFSVPDGTKALIAEVDAVGREEPLSMETLAPVLSFYVADGWQAGCETCIEILHFGGIGHTLAVHAESQHVIERFALEKPSMRIVVNTVAALGSVGLTTALFPAMTLGPGTIGGSITSDNISPMHLLNVKRLAFETAPLNSPQGEPLAASKPSGRSAPRPTPSARRPASQIASNGGKSWMDEIEARLRDRAGSSPVSSASAGGDGSPAKPPEKPSASVLPMPDAQIDKLVQRFKK; encoded by the coding sequence TTGAGTGCCGCCGACCCGCTCGGCGGCTCCGCGAAGACCGCTGCGCCCGGTGCCGCCCACGTCGCCCGGCCGTGGCTATCTTCGGAGCCCCTCGTTCCTGACTCGCCACTCCGTATCCCGATGGACGCCGACCTCCGCTCGATCCAACAAGCCCGCGACCTCTTGCAGCGGGCGCACGCCGCGCAGAAACAGTTTGCCACCGCCAGCCAGGAGCAGGTCGACCGCATCGTCGATGCGATGTGCGAGGCGGGCGCGGGCGAGGCGATGCGGCTCGGGCAGCTAGCCCACGACGAGACCGGCTTCGGCAAGCCCGAGAGCAAGCGCGAGAAGAACCTCTTCGCCACGCGCACGCTCCACGAACGGATGCGCGGGATGAAGACCGCCGGCGTCATCGAGAAGTCCGAGGACGGCAAAATCTGGAAGGTCGCCACGCCGATGGGCGTTGTCGCCGCGCTGATCCCGAGCACGAATCCGACGGCGACGGCGATGTACAAAGCCATCATCTCGGCGAAGGCGCGGTGCGGGATCGTGATGAGCCCGCACCCCCGCGCGAAGAATTGCACGGCCGAGGCGCTCCGCGTCGTCGCCGAGGCGGCGTATGCGGCGGGCGCGCCCGAGGGCCTCTTCGGCTGCATGACCGAGGTCACGCTCGAAGGGACGAACGAAATCCTCGAACACAAACACACCGACGTCATCCTCGCTACGGGCGGCGGGGCGATGGTCCGTGCCGCGTACTCGAAGGGGAAGCCTGCCTACGGTGTCGGCAGTGGGAACGTCCCGGCCTACGTCGACCGCTCGGCGAACCTCGCGAAGGCCGCCGCCGACATTCTCACGGGCACCTCGTTCGATTGGGGCACGCTCTGCTCGACCGAGCGCTCCGTCGTCGCCGACCTCCCGATCCGCGACAAGCTGAAGAAGGAATTGCAGCAGCGCGGCGGCCACTTCTGCTCCGACGCTGAGACGGCGAAGCTGCGGAAGACCGTCGCGCCCGACGGCCGCCACCTCAACGTGGACATCGTCGGGCAGAGCCCGAAGCGGATCGCCGAGATGGCCGGGTTCTCCGTCCCCGACGGCACGAAAGCGCTCATCGCCGAGGTCGACGCCGTGGGGCGCGAGGAGCCGCTCTCGATGGAGACGCTCGCGCCGGTGCTCTCGTTCTACGTCGCCGACGGGTGGCAGGCGGGGTGCGAGACGTGCATCGAGATCCTCCACTTCGGCGGGATAGGCCACACGCTCGCCGTCCACGCCGAGAGCCAGCACGTGATCGAGCGGTTCGCCCTCGAAAAGCCGTCGATGCGCATCGTCGTCAACACCGTCGCCGCGCTCGGCTCGGTCGGGCTGACGACGGCGCTGTTCCCGGCGATGACGCTCGGCCCCGGCACGATCGGCGGCTCGATCACGAGCGACAACATCTCGCCGATGCACCTGCTCAACGTGAAGCGCCTCGCCTTCGAGACGGCCCCGCTGAACTCGCCGCAGGGCGAGCCGCTCGCCGCGTCGAAGCCGTCCGGTCGCTCGGCCCCGCGTCCTACGCCGAGCGCCCGGCGTCCGGCCTCGCAGATCGCATCGAACGGCGGCAAGAGTTGGATGGACGAGATCGAAGCGCGCCTCCGCGACCGCGCGGGCAGCAGCCCCGTTTCGAGCGCATCCGCCGGTGGCGATGGCAGCCCGGCTAAACCGCCGGAGAAGCCGTCGGCCTCTGTCCTCCCCATGCCCGACGCGCAGATCGACAAGCTGGTCCAGCGCTTCAAGAAGTAG
- the bshB1 gene encoding bacillithiol biosynthesis deacetylase BshB1 has protein sequence MSDFPTLDVLALAAHPDDVELCAGGTMCVLARDGYATGVVDFTRGELGSRGTPEGRMEEAAAAAEILGLAARDNLGLPDGDIQNTKENQHALVRLVRRYRPHIVIVNALEERHPDHEAAARLSTDALFYSGLSKLATFEVDGSPQEPWRPSHVLHYMQTVEFEPTFVVDVTDVWEQRTAALQAFKSQFFNPDYVTGDDEPETFISNPDFFRWVEARARVYGYRTGATFGEPLLYRHGPVGVQDLMRTLGGEKRFR, from the coding sequence ATGAGCGATTTTCCTACCCTCGACGTCCTGGCCCTCGCTGCCCACCCCGACGACGTGGAGCTCTGCGCGGGCGGCACGATGTGCGTCCTCGCCCGCGACGGCTACGCGACCGGCGTCGTCGACTTCACGCGCGGCGAGCTCGGCAGCCGGGGCACGCCGGAGGGGCGGATGGAGGAGGCCGCCGCCGCCGCCGAGATCCTCGGCCTCGCGGCCCGCGACAACCTCGGCCTCCCCGATGGCGACATCCAGAACACGAAGGAGAACCAGCACGCGCTCGTCCGTCTCGTCCGCCGCTACCGCCCGCACATCGTCATCGTCAACGCCCTCGAAGAACGGCACCCGGACCACGAAGCCGCCGCGCGCCTCTCCACCGATGCGCTCTTTTACAGCGGGCTGAGCAAGCTCGCCACGTTCGAGGTCGACGGGAGCCCGCAGGAGCCGTGGCGGCCGAGCCACGTCCTCCACTACATGCAGACCGTGGAGTTCGAGCCGACGTTCGTCGTGGACGTGACGGACGTGTGGGAGCAGCGGACCGCGGCGCTGCAGGCGTTCAAAAGCCAGTTTTTCAACCCGGATTATGTCACCGGGGACGACGAGCCCGAGACGTTTATTTCCAACCCCGACTTCTTCCGGTGGGTCGAGGCGCGGGCGCGGGTCTACGGCTACCGCACCGGCGCCACCTTCGGGGAGCCGCTGCTCTACCGGCACGGCCCGGTGGGTGTGCAGGACTTGATGCGCACGCTCGGCGGTGAAAAGCGCTTCCGGTGA
- a CDS encoding cation:proton antiporter, producing MDFNYWFLVAGLVLTLMALANTLLKRLPLSTAQLYLLVGVAIGPLGIGLLAIDPIERASVLERLAEVAVILSLFAAGLKLRTPLHDGRWKLPLRLATISMTLTVGLVALAGVFLLGLPIGAAVLLGAVLAPTDPVLASDVQIEDPDDRDRLRFSLTGEAGFNDGAAFPFVMLGLGLLGLHELGDWGWKWVVVDLGWRIAGGIGIGALLGMAVGRLVVHLRREQEEAVGLDDFLALGLVALSYGVAIFAHTYAFLAVFAAGLALRFEERRHTGDKPAEEIEALAREGEKEGVGADGDVVPAYMASAVLGFAEQLERIGGVALVILVGTLLTYADFSWNAFLFVAALLFVIRPVSVWLGLLGSPTTGLQRELIAWFGIRGIGSIYYLMYAENHGVYDLFSGSILGVVLLTITASVVLHGTSVTPIMNWYAGRSDREEEEAHEMEDDPEPRSEPRSERRV from the coding sequence ATGGATTTTAACTACTGGTTCCTCGTCGCCGGGCTCGTGCTGACGCTGATGGCGCTCGCGAACACCCTCCTGAAGCGGCTCCCACTCTCGACGGCGCAGCTCTACCTCCTCGTTGGCGTGGCGATCGGGCCGCTCGGCATCGGGCTCCTCGCGATCGACCCCATCGAGCGGGCGTCGGTGCTGGAGCGGCTGGCCGAGGTCGCCGTCATCCTCTCGCTCTTCGCGGCCGGGCTCAAGCTCCGCACGCCGCTCCACGACGGCCGCTGGAAGCTCCCGCTCCGCCTCGCGACGATCTCGATGACGCTCACCGTCGGGCTCGTCGCCCTCGCGGGTGTCTTCTTGCTCGGGCTCCCCATCGGGGCCGCCGTCCTCCTCGGCGCCGTCCTCGCGCCGACCGACCCCGTCCTTGCCTCCGACGTGCAGATCGAGGACCCCGACGACCGGGACCGCCTCCGCTTCAGCCTCACCGGCGAGGCCGGGTTCAACGACGGCGCGGCGTTCCCCTTCGTGATGCTCGGCCTCGGTCTACTTGGCCTCCACGAGCTCGGCGACTGGGGCTGGAAGTGGGTCGTGGTGGACCTGGGGTGGAGGATCGCGGGCGGGATCGGGATCGGCGCGCTCCTCGGGATGGCCGTGGGGCGGCTCGTCGTCCACCTCCGGCGGGAGCAGGAGGAGGCCGTGGGGCTCGACGACTTCCTCGCGCTCGGGCTCGTCGCGCTGAGCTATGGCGTGGCCATCTTCGCCCACACCTACGCCTTCCTCGCCGTGTTCGCGGCCGGGCTCGCCCTCCGGTTCGAGGAGCGCCGCCACACGGGCGACAAGCCGGCCGAGGAGATCGAGGCCCTCGCGCGCGAGGGGGAGAAGGAGGGCGTCGGCGCCGACGGCGATGTCGTCCCGGCGTACATGGCGTCGGCCGTGCTCGGGTTCGCCGAGCAGCTCGAACGGATCGGCGGCGTCGCCCTCGTCATCCTCGTCGGGACGCTCCTCACGTATGCCGACTTCTCGTGGAACGCCTTTCTTTTCGTCGCCGCGCTCCTGTTCGTGATCCGTCCGGTCTCGGTGTGGCTCGGCCTCCTCGGCTCGCCGACGACGGGGCTCCAGCGCGAACTCATCGCGTGGTTCGGCATCCGGGGGATCGGCTCGATCTACTACCTGATGTACGCCGAGAACCACGGCGTCTACGACCTCTTCTCCGGCAGCATCCTCGGCGTCGTCCTCCTCACGATCACGGCGAGCGTCGTGCTCCACGGGACGTCCGTGACGCCGATCATGAACTGGTATGCCGGACGCTCCGACCGTGAAGAGGAAGAGGCCCACGAGATGGAGGACGACCCCGAACCCCGGAGCGAACCCCGGAGCGAGCGCCGCGTGTGA
- a CDS encoding TIGR00730 family Rossman fold protein, with protein sequence MPLRSLCIYCGSRAGVRSDYAEAARATGTLLAERGIRVVFGGGSVGMMGLVADAALDAGGEVIGVIPHALAAREVDHTGLTALHKVDTMHERKALMAELADGFVALPGGIGTLEELMEVWTWVQLGIHRQPVGLLNVAGYFDGLLAFVDHAVAEGFVRPAHRDLLLVAETPAALLDALAAWTPPDVPRWLDPDEI encoded by the coding sequence ATGCCGCTCCGTTCCCTCTGTATCTACTGCGGCTCCCGCGCCGGCGTCCGCTCGGACTATGCGGAGGCGGCGCGGGCCACCGGCACGCTCCTCGCCGAGCGCGGGATCCGCGTCGTGTTCGGCGGCGGGAGCGTGGGGATGATGGGCCTCGTCGCCGACGCTGCGCTCGACGCGGGCGGGGAGGTGATCGGCGTGATTCCGCACGCGCTCGCGGCCCGCGAGGTGGACCACACCGGTCTCACCGCGCTGCACAAAGTCGACACGATGCACGAGCGGAAGGCGCTGATGGCGGAGCTCGCCGACGGCTTCGTCGCGCTCCCCGGCGGGATCGGGACGCTGGAGGAGTTGATGGAGGTGTGGACGTGGGTGCAGCTCGGCATCCACCGGCAACCCGTCGGCCTGCTCAACGTGGCGGGCTACTTCGACGGCCTCCTCGCGTTCGTCGACCACGCGGTCGCCGAGGGCTTCGTGCGCCCTGCCCACCGCGACTTGCTGCTCGTGGCCGAGACGCCCGCCGCGCTCCTCGACGCGCTCGCGGCGTGGACACCGCCCGACGTGCCCCGCTGGCTCGACCCCGACGAGATTTAG
- a CDS encoding SDR family oxidoreductase: MARIVVTGATGTVGRAVAERAVADGHEVVAAVRNVEADLPDGARAVAFDFTRPETFAPALAGADGLFLLRPPAISDAARFVNPVVDAAEAAGVGHVAFLSVLGAERNPLLPHRATEKRLEASPLGYTLLRASNFMQNLAEQNAAEIRERDTVFVPAGDGRVSYVDARDVGEAAALVLGAGGPAQRALDLTGPTAIDHFEVAHVLSDVLGRRIDYARPGALAFAWRKLGEGEPLPFVLVMTGIYTVARLGLAARVTDDLAALLGRPATSFATFAADYRAAWA, translated from the coding sequence GTGGCGCGCATCGTCGTAACGGGAGCAACCGGCACTGTCGGCCGCGCCGTCGCCGAGCGTGCGGTGGCGGACGGGCACGAGGTCGTCGCGGCCGTCCGCAACGTGGAGGCCGACCTGCCGGACGGCGCGAGAGCCGTCGCCTTCGACTTCACGCGGCCGGAGACGTTCGCGCCCGCGCTCGCCGGGGCCGACGGGCTGTTCCTCCTGCGACCGCCCGCGATCTCCGACGCCGCGCGCTTCGTCAACCCCGTCGTCGACGCGGCCGAGGCGGCGGGGGTGGGGCACGTCGCGTTCCTCTCCGTGCTCGGGGCCGAGCGGAACCCGCTCCTCCCGCACCGGGCTACGGAGAAGCGGCTCGAAGCCTCGCCGCTCGGGTACACCCTCCTCCGGGCGAGCAACTTCATGCAGAACCTCGCCGAGCAGAACGCGGCCGAGATCCGTGAGCGCGACACCGTCTTCGTCCCCGCCGGAGACGGCCGCGTGAGCTACGTCGACGCCCGCGACGTGGGCGAGGCGGCGGCGCTCGTGCTCGGCGCGGGCGGCCCGGCACAGCGCGCGCTCGACCTCACGGGGCCGACGGCCATCGACCATTTCGAAGTCGCACATGTGCTCTCGGACGTGCTCGGCCGGCGGATCGACTACGCCCGGCCCGGCGCTCTCGCGTTCGCGTGGCGGAAGCTCGGCGAGGGCGAACCGCTGCCGTTCGTGCTCGTGATGACGGGGATCTACACCGTCGCCCGCCTCGGCCTCGCCGCCCGCGTCACTGACGACCTCGCCGCCCTCCTCGGCCGGCCCGCTACCTCCTTCGCCACCTTCGCGGCCGACTACCGCGCCGCGTGGGCCTAA